In the genome of Microbacterium saperdae, one region contains:
- a CDS encoding ATP-binding cassette domain-containing protein, producing the protein MSRRPESQNAIECSDLVIDRIGHGLPTRAVDGVTFSLAPGNLICVAGPTGSGKSTLVAALAGSTDPSVRVVGGSAHVCGVDVRRPGRKHRILTYRTGFVPQGAGGDLPPRLTVNEVIAEPILMREKRVNSKALSIRVATLLDELHLPLGTAAKFPYELSAGMRQRVAIARSFILEPQVLIADEPLANLDLEVRPVVFDAITRRRKEQGMAALLVTNDADFIRELNAETLMLRSGHVVARGVGKDLLWVPNAEADSQH; encoded by the coding sequence ATGTCTCGACGGCCGGAATCTCAGAACGCGATCGAGTGCTCCGATCTGGTCATCGACCGTATCGGGCACGGATTGCCGACGCGCGCCGTCGACGGCGTGACGTTCTCGCTCGCGCCGGGGAACCTGATCTGCGTCGCCGGTCCCACGGGCTCGGGGAAGTCGACGCTGGTGGCCGCTCTCGCGGGGTCCACCGATCCTTCGGTGCGAGTCGTCGGCGGCAGCGCGCACGTCTGCGGAGTGGACGTGCGTCGCCCCGGGCGCAAGCACCGCATCCTCACGTATCGCACGGGTTTCGTGCCGCAGGGCGCCGGGGGTGATCTGCCACCGAGGCTCACCGTGAACGAGGTGATCGCCGAGCCGATCCTCATGCGTGAGAAGCGTGTGAACTCCAAGGCGCTGTCGATCCGCGTGGCCACACTTCTCGACGAACTGCACCTGCCGCTGGGCACGGCGGCGAAGTTCCCGTACGAGCTGAGCGCGGGCATGCGGCAGCGCGTCGCGATCGCGCGCTCCTTCATCCTCGAGCCCCAGGTGCTCATCGCTGACGAACCCCTCGCGAATCTCGATCTCGAGGTGCGTCCCGTGGTGTTCGACGCGATCACGAGGAGACGCAAGGAGCAGGGTATGGCGGCCCTGCTCGTCACGAACGATGCCGATTTCATCCGCGAACTCAACGCCGAGACGCTCATGCTGCGCAGCGGGCATGTCGTCGCCCGCGGCGTGGGCAAGGACCTGCTCTGGGTGCCGAACGCCGAGGCGGATTCGCAGCACTGA